One window of the Fundidesulfovibrio putealis DSM 16056 genome contains the following:
- a CDS encoding HD domain-containing protein: MSTPTRADAVATLEKHLGDKPARLAHSLKVAGLAVTLGQMLIAKGISLNLPLIEAAAILHDICKGQPDHDRAGGELLRSLGYPEVAAIVEVHTRLGGRTPSPDEPLSEAEVVYMADKSYRRVNRVSIEERYGIWRDTWKDNPERLESLTNGENRAKAVRARIEKALGMALSDVKSEE, encoded by the coding sequence ATGAGCACACCCACCAGAGCCGATGCCGTCGCCACCCTTGAAAAGCATCTGGGCGACAAGCCCGCCAGGCTCGCCCATTCGCTCAAGGTCGCCGGGCTTGCCGTCACCCTGGGCCAGATGCTGATCGCCAAGGGTATTTCCCTGAACCTGCCCCTGATCGAGGCAGCCGCGATCCTGCACGACATCTGCAAGGGCCAGCCCGACCACGACCGCGCAGGCGGCGAACTCCTGCGCTCGCTGGGCTATCCCGAGGTCGCCGCCATCGTTGAGGTCCACACCCGCCTGGGAGGACGCACCCCCTCTCCCGACGAGCCCCTCTCCGAGGCCGAGGTGGTCTACATGGCCGACAAGAGCTATCGGCGCGTCAACCGCGTCAGCATCGAAGAGCGTTATGGCATCTGGCGCGACACCTGGAAAGACAACCCGGAGCGCCTGGAGAGCCTGACCAACGGCGAGAACCGCGCCAAGGCCGTGCGGGCGCGCATCGAAAAGGCGCTGGGGATGGCGCTTAGCGACGTGAAGAGCGAAGAGTAA